Proteins co-encoded in one Seriola aureovittata isolate HTS-2021-v1 ecotype China chromosome 1, ASM2101889v1, whole genome shotgun sequence genomic window:
- the fam120b gene encoding constitutive coactivator of peroxisome proliferator-activated receptor gamma isoform X2 — MGVKGLQSFMDYCCPEVCVTVNLRDMATQHVARSTTTANCTGPTLVVDGMACLRHWYSCKDWVCGGQWKEYMGVLKNWVEEFTSAGIRLVFFFDGVVEEQKRQEWVKRRRRVNGEISKIFCHVKAHGEQPGRELFCLPSGLATFTPFALRSLGQEVFCSVREADYEIASYARRHGSMGILGQDSDFIIYDSVPYLSVAKLQINSLTTVLYDQQRFCRATGLAVSQLPLLACLLGNDVVSEEQMQHIRNNAMATYRKNNPAPHSGPPRGQMVLAVSQLVSSLWGRQAEDTKHILQSLNLSAPHRELLKRGICSYSLPGQEAPQRGDISAHLPDSAFEKYVSPEILKACRENHVAAEGFMVYSVVCEGVIECSNTLEDEEDAELLPQALVYKLCRQHIYGLLLGRDGSTVDTPAIREWFVYPGNPLKEPDMVQPLPLSLPCDRPSLNLLWFGTGPNVSALRLTSFLTIFDCQELSELYGAIEASLLVALCLVTYVVLQVQTLSQEDVDAYLSQSVCLSIKSPQQLQQIKLPFLSSRAVQLGSLYVRGLGHLLGANCASGCPLPNAAFMPWHSFDGRLFHSKYLLAHSGTEKTVLLDNDPSCLSLFLLLRERLIETCRKRGRVLQCRPRPNAQEQSHKTTPGPGYRDRHTARTLWKKTF; from the exons ATGGGTGTGAAAGGTCTTCAGTCCTTCATGGACTACTGCTGTCCGGaagtctgtgtgactgtgaaccTGAGAGACATGGCCACGCAACATGTTGCCAGAAGCACAACCACAGCAAACTGCACAG GTCCCACACTTGTTGTAGATGGTATGGCCTGTCTGCGTCACTGGTACTCATGTAAGGACTGGGTGTGTGGGGGGCAGTGGAAGGAGTACATGGGCGTCCTAAAGAACTGGGTGGAGGAATTTACCTCGGCAGGCATCAGACTGGTCTTCTTCTTTGATGGAGTGGTGGAAGAGCAGAAGAGACAAGAGTGG GTGAAGAGGAGACGCAGAGTGAACGGggaaatttcaaaaatattttgtcacGTGAAGGCACATGGAGAGCAGCCTGGTAGAGAGCTCTTTTGTCTGCCTTCTGGTCTGGCAACATTCACACCCTTTGCTCTCAG ATCATTGGGTCAGGAAGTGTTTTGCTCAGTGAGAGAGGCTGACTATGAGATTGCCAGCTATGCTCGTCGGCATGGCAGCATGGGCATTCTGGGACAAGACTCAGACTTCATCATATATGACAG tgtccCCTACTTGTCAGTGGCAAAGCTACAGATAAACAGCCTCACCACTGTCCTGTATGACCAACAGAGGTTCTGCCGAGCCACTGGATTGGCTGTTTCCCAGCTACCATTGCTGGCGTGTCTCCTAGGTAACGATGTGGTGTCAGAGGAGCAGATGCAACACATCAGGAATAATGCCATGGCAACATACAG GAAAAACAATCCAGCACCACACTCTGGTCCTCCTCGGGGACAGATGGTCTTAGCTGTATCCCAGCTTGTGAGCTCTTTGTGGGGCAGACAAGCAGAAGATACCAAGCATATCCTTCAGTCTCTGAATCTATCAGCGCCTCACAGAGAGCTACTCAAAAGGGGGATCTGCTCCTACTCACTACCTGGACAGGAAGCTCCTCAGCGAGGTGACATCTCTGCACATCTCCCCGACTCTGCCTTTGAGAAATATGTCAGTCCAGAAATATTAAAG GCATGCAGAGAGAACCATGTCGCAGCAGAGGGTTTCATGGtttacagtgttgtgtgtgaggGAGTCATTGAATGTAGCAACACTttggaggatgaagaggatgctGAACTGCTGCCTCAGGCCCTTGTCTACAAACTCTGCAGACAGCACATCTATGGACTGCTGCTCGGGCGTGATG gcagCACTGTTGACACTCCAGCGATTAGGGAATGGTTTGTGTACCCTGGAAACCCTCTGAAGGAGCCTGACATGGTCCAGCCTCTCCCCCTCAGCCTACCAT GTGATCGTCCCAGTCTGAACTTGTTGTGGTTCGGCACTGGTCCTAATGTTTCTGCCCTTCGTCTGACATCCTTCCTTACAATTTTTGACTGTCAGGAGTTGTCTGAGTTATATGGAGCTATTGAAGCCTCTCTCCTGGTTGCCCTCTGCCTGGTCACTTACGTAGTCCTGCAG GTGCAGACTTTGTCTCAAGAGGACGTGGATGCTTACCTGAGTCAGAGTGTCTGCCTGAGCATAAAATCCcctcagcagcttcagcagatTAAG CTGCCTTTCCTCTCCAGTCGTGCGGTGCAGCTGGGATCTCTCTATGTCCGAGGACTGGGCCACCTGCTGGGTGCTAACTGCGCCAGTGGCTGCCCACTGCCCAATGCTGCCTTCATGCCTTGGCACAGCTTCGACGGACGGCTGTTTCACTCAAAGTACCTGCTGGCACATAGTGGGACAGAGAAAACTGTGCTGTTGGACAACGAT CCGTCCTGCCTGtccctgtttctcctcctgagAGAGAGACTCATAGAAACCTGcaggaagagaggcagagtcCTGCAGTGCAGACCCAGACCCAACGCACAAGAGCAAAGTCATAAAACCACACCAGGACCCGggtacagagacagacacacag CCAGGACTCTATGGAAAAAGACTTTTTGA
- the fam120b gene encoding constitutive coactivator of peroxisome proliferator-activated receptor gamma isoform X1 encodes MGVKGLQSFMDYCCPEVCVTVNLRDMATQHVARSTTTANCTGPTLVVDGMACLRHWYSCKDWVCGGQWKEYMGVLKNWVEEFTSAGIRLVFFFDGVVEEQKRQEWVKRRRRVNGEISKIFCHVKAHGEQPGRELFCLPSGLATFTPFALRSLGQEVFCSVREADYEIASYARRHGSMGILGQDSDFIIYDSVPYLSVAKLQINSLTTVLYDQQRFCRATGLAVSQLPLLACLLGNDVVSEEQMQHIRNNAMATYRKNNPAPHSGPPRGQMVLAVSQLVSSLWGRQAEDTKHILQSLNLSAPHRELLKRGICSYSLPGQEAPQRGDISAHLPDSAFEKYVSPEILKACRENHVAAEGFMVYSVVCEGVIECSNTLEDEEDAELLPQALVYKLCRQHIYGLLLGRDGSTVDTPAIREWFVYPGNPLKEPDMVQPLPLSLPCDRPSLNLLWFGTGPNVSALRLTSFLTIFDCQELSELYGAIEASLLVALCLVTYVVLQVQTLSQEDVDAYLSQSVCLSIKSPQQLQQIKLPFLSSRAVQLGSLYVRGLGHLLGANCASGCPLPNAAFMPWHSFDGRLFHSKYLLAHSGTEKTVLLDNDPSCLSLFLLLRERLIETCRKRGRVLQCRPRPNAQEQSHKTTPGPGYRDRHTGGGEGWRERGELTGGPRHGGGWRERGEERRDCIENDNRERQWERGGHRGGMRGGRYFHPHSYPDCHSGGHQDMGHPPQQSRGQSYRSRGRCRLAPRWSQPPAPGT; translated from the exons ATGGGTGTGAAAGGTCTTCAGTCCTTCATGGACTACTGCTGTCCGGaagtctgtgtgactgtgaaccTGAGAGACATGGCCACGCAACATGTTGCCAGAAGCACAACCACAGCAAACTGCACAG GTCCCACACTTGTTGTAGATGGTATGGCCTGTCTGCGTCACTGGTACTCATGTAAGGACTGGGTGTGTGGGGGGCAGTGGAAGGAGTACATGGGCGTCCTAAAGAACTGGGTGGAGGAATTTACCTCGGCAGGCATCAGACTGGTCTTCTTCTTTGATGGAGTGGTGGAAGAGCAGAAGAGACAAGAGTGG GTGAAGAGGAGACGCAGAGTGAACGGggaaatttcaaaaatattttgtcacGTGAAGGCACATGGAGAGCAGCCTGGTAGAGAGCTCTTTTGTCTGCCTTCTGGTCTGGCAACATTCACACCCTTTGCTCTCAG ATCATTGGGTCAGGAAGTGTTTTGCTCAGTGAGAGAGGCTGACTATGAGATTGCCAGCTATGCTCGTCGGCATGGCAGCATGGGCATTCTGGGACAAGACTCAGACTTCATCATATATGACAG tgtccCCTACTTGTCAGTGGCAAAGCTACAGATAAACAGCCTCACCACTGTCCTGTATGACCAACAGAGGTTCTGCCGAGCCACTGGATTGGCTGTTTCCCAGCTACCATTGCTGGCGTGTCTCCTAGGTAACGATGTGGTGTCAGAGGAGCAGATGCAACACATCAGGAATAATGCCATGGCAACATACAG GAAAAACAATCCAGCACCACACTCTGGTCCTCCTCGGGGACAGATGGTCTTAGCTGTATCCCAGCTTGTGAGCTCTTTGTGGGGCAGACAAGCAGAAGATACCAAGCATATCCTTCAGTCTCTGAATCTATCAGCGCCTCACAGAGAGCTACTCAAAAGGGGGATCTGCTCCTACTCACTACCTGGACAGGAAGCTCCTCAGCGAGGTGACATCTCTGCACATCTCCCCGACTCTGCCTTTGAGAAATATGTCAGTCCAGAAATATTAAAG GCATGCAGAGAGAACCATGTCGCAGCAGAGGGTTTCATGGtttacagtgttgtgtgtgaggGAGTCATTGAATGTAGCAACACTttggaggatgaagaggatgctGAACTGCTGCCTCAGGCCCTTGTCTACAAACTCTGCAGACAGCACATCTATGGACTGCTGCTCGGGCGTGATG gcagCACTGTTGACACTCCAGCGATTAGGGAATGGTTTGTGTACCCTGGAAACCCTCTGAAGGAGCCTGACATGGTCCAGCCTCTCCCCCTCAGCCTACCAT GTGATCGTCCCAGTCTGAACTTGTTGTGGTTCGGCACTGGTCCTAATGTTTCTGCCCTTCGTCTGACATCCTTCCTTACAATTTTTGACTGTCAGGAGTTGTCTGAGTTATATGGAGCTATTGAAGCCTCTCTCCTGGTTGCCCTCTGCCTGGTCACTTACGTAGTCCTGCAG GTGCAGACTTTGTCTCAAGAGGACGTGGATGCTTACCTGAGTCAGAGTGTCTGCCTGAGCATAAAATCCcctcagcagcttcagcagatTAAG CTGCCTTTCCTCTCCAGTCGTGCGGTGCAGCTGGGATCTCTCTATGTCCGAGGACTGGGCCACCTGCTGGGTGCTAACTGCGCCAGTGGCTGCCCACTGCCCAATGCTGCCTTCATGCCTTGGCACAGCTTCGACGGACGGCTGTTTCACTCAAAGTACCTGCTGGCACATAGTGGGACAGAGAAAACTGTGCTGTTGGACAACGAT CCGTCCTGCCTGtccctgtttctcctcctgagAGAGAGACTCATAGAAACCTGcaggaagagaggcagagtcCTGCAGTGCAGACCCAGACCCAACGCACAAGAGCAAAGTCATAAAACCACACCAGGACCCGggtacagagacagacacacag GTGGTGGTGAgggctggagggagagaggagagctgacAGGAGGTCCTCGACATggagggggatggagggagagaggggaggaaagaagagactgtattgaaaatgacaacagagagagacagtgggagagaggaggacacagaggagggatgagaggaggcCGATATTTCCATCCTCATTCTTATCCTGACTGCCACAGTGGAGGCCACCAGGACATGGGCCATCCTCCACAACAGTCCAGAGGTCAATCGTATCGCAGCAGAGGGAGATGCCGACTGGCTCCCAG atGGTCTCAGCCTCCTGCACCAGGAACATAA